The DNA region GTGTTCAAGTAGGTACTGTTTTCGCCTTCTGTGAAGAATCCGGTATGACGAGCGAGCTGAAATCGACCGTTATTGACGAAGTCCAAGCGGGCACGGCCAAAGTGAAAACCGACCCTCGAGCGTCGTCTTCAGGCTTCCCGTTCAAAGTAGTTTCGGTTCCGTACACGGTTTCGGAAGACGACGTATATCAGCAACGTGACCGAGTATGCGATCTGGGCTACCTACGGGTTCCATATCTGCGGCCCAACGGGGTTTTGGGTTATCGCTGCTCAGCTGAACCAGTAGATGACTACGTGCGCAAAGGTGGCAAAGAAGAAGACACCGTTGGCCGCAAGTGCCTATGCAACGGCCTCGTTTCCACCGTCGGCTTCGGCCAGGTGCGCTACCCCGAACAATCACAAGTGGTCGGCAACGCTGACAAGCCCACGGCCATTCTTACCGACGACGGCGGCGTAGTAGAACCCGGGATCGTAACGGCTGGCAATGCCGTTTATGACATAACCGATATTTTGGGTGAAAAAGGTACCTATAGCGCGGCCGAGGTGGTGGCGTACCTGTTAAGTCTTTATGAAGCCGAAGCGAACTGTGACTCTAACGCCGTGCCGCAAGTTGATCTTGAAGCCCAGAAGCAAGATGCCAATCAAACCAGCCCGGCCAGTCTGATTGGCACCACCAGCCAATAGCGAAACTTCTAGCGGGAACTAGTTAGTCGAGGTTGATTGAGCTGTACGGACGCAACTTGTCGAGGCGGTGAGTAGCGTTCACCAACCGCACCGTGCCCGACTTTGAGCGCATGACTAGCGATTGGGTAAGAGCGGTGGAATCGCGGTACGTGACACCACGCAACAAGTTGCCATCGGTGATGCCAGTAGCGGCAAAGAAACAGTTGTCGCCCGCTACCAGGTCGTCGGTGGTGAGCACGGCGTCGAGGTCGTAACCAGCGTCGAGGGCTTCTTGACGTTCCTGCTCGTTGCGAGGCCACAAAATGGCTTGAATTTCACCGCCCATGGCCTTAAGAGCAGCTGCTGAAATCACGCCTTCAGGAGTACCGCCAACGCCGAAGAGCACATCGACCCCTGATTCCGGCCAAGCCGTTGCAATGGCACCGGCCACGTCGCCGTCGCTGATGAGCTGGATCCGGGCACCTGATTCGCGAACCTCGGCAATCAGATCGGCGTGACGGTCACGTTCCAAAATGGTGGCGGTTAAGTCTCGAACCGAACTTCTCTTGGCTTCGGCAATGGCTTGCAGGTTCTCAGTTGGGCTCTTGCGAATATCGACCACGCCCCGCAGCGCAGGCCCCACCGCAATTTTCTCCATATAAACGCAAGGGCCCGGATCAAACATGGTGCCCCGCTCGGAAACAGCAATCACCGACAAAGCGTTCGGCATACCCTTCGAGGTGAGCGTGGTGCCATCGATTGGGTCAACCGCAATGTCGCAGTGTGGTGGCGTACCGTCGCCAATGCGCTCGCCGTTGTAAAGCATGGGGGCTTCATCTTTTTCGCCCTCACCAATAATTACCACGCCGTCCATGGGCACGGTGTCAAGCAGTAACCGCATGGCATCAACCGCCGCGCCATCGGCCCCGTTCTTGTCACCCCGCCCCACCCAGCGGGCCGCGGCTAAGGCGGCAACTTCGGTAACCCGCACCAGCTCCATAGCCAGGTTGCGGTCGGGAGTCTCAGGATGGTTCGCGCTCATGGCCCAATCCTAGTTCGCAGCTTCGATTGGTGTGAGGTCCTTTGGTTGGCGTTAGCGTGGCAGAGTGGTTCTGGCTGAAATAGAGGTGGTGCACTCTCGCCCCATTGCACCTACAAGGCGTGTAGCGCTTGGCAAGGCCAACCTTCCTATTGAGGCGAAACCAGCTTTCGGTTCCGTACTCTTGGGTGCTGTTATGGCAGCTCATGTGGCTGAGGTGGCACCGGAACTGCAAATAGAGTTGGCAGAATTGATGCGTGATGTGGAAGCGGGGCGTCGCATTGCACAACCCCGGGTTCGTCATCGCTTCCAAACTGATCACGTTGGTTTACATCGCAGCGTGCACCGGTTGGTGAGACGTGGGAATGACTTGGCGGTGGAATTAGCACCGCCCCACGCTCCGGTTGCACAGGTGTTAGGTGTTGTCTACGCGATTGGTGCTATGCCAGCGTCGAGGCGGGCTTCCGTTATGGCCACTGTTCGTGCTGCTATGCGTTGGCGCGGTGAAATCGGCCCGGGCTTGTTGAATTATCTGGCTGGAGGACCAACGGTTTGGTCGGGTGGCACCGAAGGCTTCGGTTCGGCCTTGCTTGGCGAAGATCCGGTGGCTTGGGCTCGGAGCGTATTGGGTACCGATTCGATGGGGCCCGAAGCATTGAGGGACGACGGTGGGCTCAGTACAGTCGCCGTTCAGAGGCGGTTTCGTCAGCTTCTGCGAGAAGCGCATCCTGATCATGGTGGTGCTTCCGAGCTGGCGGCACTGCGGATAAGTGAGTTGCGCGAAGCGCGACGTATTTTGTTGCAATGAGCTTTTGCCATAGGCGGGAATGAATGGTGCAGGCGGAAATGATGCCGGATAACGAGCTGGCTACGGCGGAAGCGAATCGGGGTTCGCCAGCCGGTTTGGTGCTATTTCCGGGTTCGGGTTCGAGCGCCGCTCACAGTGCTTTGGTGGCCATTGAGGAAGAGTTGGCACCGTTGCCAGTTGGCCGTTTCGATTTCCCATACCGCAAGGAAGGCCGCCACTTTCCTGACCGCGCGCCAAAATTGATCACGACCGTGGTGGAGGAAGCCACTGAATTTGCTCGTCAGCATAATTTAGCGGCACAAAACGTGTTTTTGGGAGGCCGATCGATGGGCGGCCGAATGGCTTCCATGGCCGTTGCGGAGGGGCTGAATGCCGCTGGATTGGTACTCATCTCATACCCGTTACATCCTCCTCGAAAGCCTGAGAAGCTCCGAGTCGAGCACCTTCCCGGAATCACGGTACCCACCCTCTTCATCTCGGGCACCAAAGATCCATTCGGTACCCCCGAGGAGCTTCAAGCGGCGATGTCGCTAATACCAGCACCGGTAACGGTCCACTGGATTGAAGGTGGTCGTCACGAGCTAAAGGGCAAAGATGCCGAAGTGGCGAAGCTTGTAAGCGAATGGCTTAATAATCTTGTGCCTGGTTGAAACTAGCCACAAGATTCCTGGCCGCTAACCCCGTTGCTGAACCCAGACAAGCTATGGCATAAAGCGGGCGTCTTCGGGGTTTAATTCCTCTAACTCGCGGTGCGCAGTTTCGGGATAGCGGGCGAGAATGAGCACCGCCAAAATGGCTGGACCAACACCCACCAAGGCAATGGCAGGGCCAATTGCACCCCACCAATCAGACAACTGACCTACCAGCAATAATCCAACTGCTGAACCCACCACACCCACCAGCGTGATAATGCCATTGGCTTTGCCGCGGGCTGAGGTGGGAAAGAGTTCCGGCCCGTACACGCCGAGCGCCGGCACGGTGGCGGCACCCACAATAGAACCCGCCGCCGCCAGAGCCCACAGGGGCCAGCCAGGCACGAGGTAAGAACCGATTACAAAGGCCGCGCCTCCGATTAGGGCCACAGCCGCCACAACTTTTCGGCCCCGGGTGTCGGCCAAGCGTCCACCAGCCGCCACTCCGATACCGGCTGGAGTGCTGGTGAGCAGGGTAAAGACAGTTATACGACTGGCGGAAAAGCCACGTTCCGAACGCAGGAACTCATTCTGAAATTGTGAAGCGGGTGCCAAAAACATCGAGCTCAGAAAGCCTGAAACTGCCAAGAGCGACAAACGTTTGGCATCGATACCGCCCTGTTCGGTCTTCTTCACCACGATTGTGTTGGTAGCGGCCGCCCGCGACTCGAAGCGTCGACTTTCTGGTAGTAGACGAAAGGCCCGGGCGATGGCGGGTAAGGCCACCAACGGCACCAAATAAATAATGCGCCAAGCCTCTGGACCCAAGTCGGCTACCGGCAAAACCCAAACACACATTCCGGCACCTAAACCGGCGGCAAGCGCCATAACGCTGACGGCATAGGCACGGGAACCAGCGGGCATTTCTTCGGCAGCAACAATGCCGATGAGCAGGGCTAACGCCGTTGAAAGGCCTCGGGCCAACGTTTGGCTGAATCCAAGCCAGAACAAGCTCGGGGCTAAGGCGCCGGTAGCGGCCAACAACACGGCGGCGGCAGCGGTAATTAGTAATAATTTTCGCCGGCCCTGACGGTCGGAACGTGCGGTGATAAACAGCGCTAGAACAACACCCACACGGACGGCGGCCAAGGTGAAACCCTGGGCAGTGTCGGTTGAGCCGAACGATTCGGTGGCGAAGGTAATGGTTTGGGTAATGAGCGTTCCCAGGTAACCGCCCACAATGGCCAACAGACCGAGCACACCCAGCACGGTAGAGGCACGAGCGTCGATTTGGTTTGGTGGCGCCCACCATGGCTGGGCTACTAATGCTGGCATTTCTCCCGCTGCCGTGGCAGCTTCAGTGTTCGCGGCGGCTTCAGTGTGCGTGGTGGCTTCAGCTGTTTTCGCTTTCTGTGAACTCAGGCTCGCTAAGGCGGCGCGTTTCAAGTGCCATCGAAGAGGCAGTGCGAACAGCGGTGCGAAAAATGGTATGGCTAGCCGAAATGTGGTGGTTTCGGTCACGGTGTATTGCTTGTCTGACGGCTGCGACTGCGGTGACTGCTGTGACCGTTGTGACTGGTGCGGCTGCGGCGGCGGCAGTTTAGACGCGGCGGCCGAAGCAACTATCACCGTTCGCTGATAATGCTTAACTGGCCCGGCACTGGCTCGATATGTGGCGACCGTCGCGGTTTCGTCTTGGTAGGCGACTGCGGCTTCTGAAAAGCCACCCGAGACGTCTGCATCAACCAGCTCTTCAGAGATAATGCCCGAGCGTGGCCTTAAAAGACCGGCCAAGCCCGCATCGTCAACGATATGGCGAATGACGATACGAGGCATGGCTCACGATGCTAGAACGAAACTGCTTTCAGTCTAGAAACCATCGGCACAAGCTTGGATTTGCACACAACGTGGCTAAGGTGGAACCAACATTCAGGAGGCCCAAGATGCGCGCCAAAGTCGAAAAGGTCATCGAGGTAATCCGGCCTGCCATCTTGGCTGATGGCGGCGACATAATCCTGCATGACGTGAACGAAACTACCGGTGTGATCACCGTGGAATTAACTGGCTCTTGCGTAACATGCCCGTTGTCAACCCAAACGCTCAAAGGCGGGATTGAACGCATCATGTTAGAGCGCATTCCGGGAGTGACCGAGGTGGTTGATGTGAACATTCCCATCAACGAGGGCACCGCGGTCTTTCTGTAGCTTCAATTCTGAGCCTTCATTTCTGTAGCATCGTGCCGCCCCCTAGATTAGGGGCGTGGTAACCAACGACAATCCTGGTCAACAGCCTCCGCTCAGCTCTAGCGAGCCCCTCGGACGGAACGACCAGCTTGACGAGTTGGCGCAGAAACTTCTGCAGGCCGCCTCGGGTGGTCATCGAGCTTCATTGGCGAAAGCGCTAACCATGGTGGAGCGGGGTGGTGCCTACGCTAAAGCTGTGGTGGCCGCGGCCACGGCAATGCCCAGCTCCGGTGGCTACATCATTGGACTCACCGGAGCGCCAGGAGCAGGTAAATCCACCTTAACCGGAGCTTTGATTTCCGCTATGCGTTCGCAGAACGAACGGGCTGCGGTGTTGGCTATTGACCCGACCTCGCCTTTCACCGGTGGTGCGATTTTGGGGGACCGGGTGCGCATGACCGATCACGCACTTGACCCCAATGTTTACATCCGCTCGATGGCCACGCGTGGGAACTTGGGAGGCTTAAATGTTTCGACGCCGGCCGCGGTTCGAGTGTTGCATGCGGCAGGATGGCCGTGGGTGATTATCGAAACTGTTGGGGTTGGCCAGGTGGAGGTGGATATCGCGGCGGCTGCCGACACCACTGTGGTCGTGTTGAATCCTGGATGGGGCGACGAGGTGCAGGCCAATAAGGCCGGACTAATGGAAATTGCTGACATTTTCGTGGTGAACAAGGCCGATCGAGATGGTGCTAAGAAAACACGGCGTGAAGTAGAAGCCATGTTGAATCGCATTGACACGGGCTCGTGGCGTCCCCCAGTGCTTGAAACGGTGGCTACTACCGAGGCCGGGGCCGCTGAGCTTTGGCAATCCATTTCTGACCACAAAAAGCACATATCCAATAGCGGTGAGCTGGTAAAACGCCGAAATTCAAGGGCCAAAGAAGAGTTAAATTTAGTTATGGGGGAAGAGCTCACACGCCGGTTGAAGGCCCTGCGACACGGTGCCGCGTTCGCGGCTCTAGAGCGTGAAGTGGTGCTTGGTAATACCGAT from Acidimicrobiia bacterium includes:
- the glpX gene encoding class II fructose-bisphosphatase, producing MSANHPETPDRNLAMELVRVTEVAALAAARWVGRGDKNGADGAAVDAMRLLLDTVPMDGVVIIGEGEKDEAPMLYNGERIGDGTPPHCDIAVDPIDGTTLTSKGMPNALSVIAVSERGTMFDPGPCVYMEKIAVGPALRGVVDIRKSPTENLQAIAEAKRSSVRDLTATILERDRHADLIAEVRESGARIQLISDGDVAGAIATAWPESGVDVLFGVGGTPEGVISAAALKAMGGEIQAILWPRNEQERQEALDAGYDLDAVLTTDDLVAGDNCFFAATGITDGNLLRGVTYRDSTALTQSLVMRSKSGTVRLVNATHRLDKLRPYSSINLD
- a CDS encoding alpha/beta family hydrolase; protein product: MVQAEMMPDNELATAEANRGSPAGLVLFPGSGSSAAHSALVAIEEELAPLPVGRFDFPYRKEGRHFPDRAPKLITTVVEEATEFARQHNLAAQNVFLGGRSMGGRMASMAVAEGLNAAGLVLISYPLHPPRKPEKLRVEHLPGITVPTLFISGTKDPFGTPEELQAAMSLIPAPVTVHWIEGGRHELKGKDAEVAKLVSEWLNNLVPG
- a CDS encoding MFS transporter, which translates into the protein MPRIVIRHIVDDAGLAGLLRPRSGIISEELVDADVSGGFSEAAVAYQDETATVATYRASAGPVKHYQRTVIVASAAASKLPPPQPHQSQRSQQSPQSQPSDKQYTVTETTTFRLAIPFFAPLFALPLRWHLKRAALASLSSQKAKTAEATTHTEAAANTEAATAAGEMPALVAQPWWAPPNQIDARASTVLGVLGLLAIVGGYLGTLITQTITFATESFGSTDTAQGFTLAAVRVGVVLALFITARSDRQGRRKLLLITAAAAVLLAATGALAPSLFWLGFSQTLARGLSTALALLIGIVAAEEMPAGSRAYAVSVMALAAGLGAGMCVWVLPVADLGPEAWRIIYLVPLVALPAIARAFRLLPESRRFESRAAATNTIVVKKTEQGGIDAKRLSLLAVSGFLSSMFLAPASQFQNEFLRSERGFSASRITVFTLLTSTPAGIGVAAGGRLADTRGRKVVAAVALIGGAAFVIGSYLVPGWPLWALAAAGSIVGAATVPALGVYGPELFPTSARGKANGIITLVGVVGSAVGLLLVGQLSDWWGAIGPAIALVGVGPAILAVLILARYPETAHRELEELNPEDARFMP
- a CDS encoding NifU family protein, producing the protein MRAKVEKVIEVIRPAILADGGDIILHDVNETTGVITVELTGSCVTCPLSTQTLKGGIERIMLERIPGVTEVVDVNIPINEGTAVFL
- the meaB gene encoding methylmalonyl Co-A mutase-associated GTPase MeaB; this translates as MVTNDNPGQQPPLSSSEPLGRNDQLDELAQKLLQAASGGHRASLAKALTMVERGGAYAKAVVAAATAMPSSGGYIIGLTGAPGAGKSTLTGALISAMRSQNERAAVLAIDPTSPFTGGAILGDRVRMTDHALDPNVYIRSMATRGNLGGLNVSTPAAVRVLHAAGWPWVIIETVGVGQVEVDIAAAADTTVVVLNPGWGDEVQANKAGLMEIADIFVVNKADRDGAKKTRREVEAMLNRIDTGSWRPPVLETVATTEAGAAELWQSISDHKKHISNSGELVKRRNSRAKEELNLVMGEELTRRLKALRHGAAFAALEREVVLGNTDPWSAAEMLLNEILGEGPIQDEAT